In Brassica napus cultivar Da-Ae chromosome C2, Da-Ae, whole genome shotgun sequence, the sequence TAGGAGGTGATGCGGCAGTGAATCAGTTGGGATCCACAAGCACGATTTCAGAGTATTTGATCGATGCGTTACCTGGTTGGCACGTTGAGGACTTTCTTGATTCCTCTCTTCCTCCTTTTGGTTTCTCTAAGGTTcgtttcttgtttttctctctAATCAAGTTCTGTTAATcaagatttgatttttatttgtaacTTTAGTGACTGAATATATCATCCCTTTCATTTCCTCGGTTTACGTGATATCGTATCATATCAGATCTAATTGAGATACATAAAAGTCACAAACTACTTTATAGATGTGGATAGATATTTTCTACTTTAGGTATTGTATAGagttctgaattttttttcccttttctgtgtgttttcttttgtaattgcagagtggtgatgatgatggagtGTCACTTCAATCTAAGAATATGGGGCTTTGGGTCCCTCAGATTCCACAGACTCTTCCTTCTTCATACACAAATCAGTACTTTTCTCAGGACAACAACAATATTCAGTTTGGGATGTACAACAACAAAGAAACATCACCAGAAGTGCAGATGTATGCTCCAATACAAAACATGAAACAACAAGGACAGAACAAGAGATggtatgatgatgatggtggctTCACTGTCCCACAGATTACCGCTGCTTCTAGTCATCCTACTACTCTTCCTTCTAACAAAAGGTCCAAATCTTTCTGGTAATTGACATGTGGTCTTTGTTtggtttttttccttttgatcTTCTTGATTTTAGGGGGTTTTGTTCTCGTGTTTTATGCAAATGCTTTTTTCTAATCCTAATAAGTTTTCATGTAAAAATTTCCATGACTTATTTTGTGAATCATGGAGCTAGACATTTGTGTGTTGAAGCAAGACTTcagtgaaaaaaataattatttttaattatatatcatctacattattttcatttatcaGGAGAAATAAGTCAAAAGTTAATGTTAGTTCCAAATTCTATGTATGAAATCTAGTGGTGTATTTTTGTTTGTGAGGAAGACTTTTCATTTTCTGCCTTTCCCATACGGGGGAAAGGATTGTTCTTGGATTTGGTTGATATTTATTCAGAAATAAAGATATGAAAAGAGCAATATAATGGAGATAGATTCATCATCACGTGCCCATCACCATCGGCATATATTTGTTTCTTAGTGAATATGCCTCCAAATCTCTTATAACTAAAGACACGTCTCTATGGCAGCAAAAACTATTCATATAAACTACCAACACGTCCTTAGCTTGTTTTCATTACCAAACTAAGTGGAAAAAGGTAGTAAGAAAGCATCATGAGTCGAGTTGAAACCAATCCGCCCAAAATCAGTGACCATATTGTTCGTATTCAcaagccctttttcaaaaaaaaaaaaaaagaagaaatattgTTCGTATTCACGGTTGGGACGTAGAAGTTGAGTTGCTTTCTACTACTCCTAATAAGGGGGCTTTTGAAGTGTGGTTTGCGAAGGGAATCGTACGTGAGTACGTATATACAGGATGGTTGATGTCGTGTATATAGCTCGTTTTTCGGTTTTATTTGTTCCATTCATGTGTGTTGGTGTGACTTGGTCTTGGTTAGAAAAGACTCGTCATCTTCGTTGTGCTAAACTGACCCAACTAATTCAGGCCCATATTGTTTCATTTATATCAATCATTTGCTTCTGATTACCTGAAAactgactcttttttttttcttgtaaatatatatatttttcattaacatCCCAAATGGGCATCATTGCAATTACATCCAACTAGAAATTGAGCAAAAAATCGGTACAACCATAAGAGTAGTAGCTTTGACTCATCGGCCACACAGCCAAGTTGTGGGCACAACTCCGGAGCCTTCCATCATCACTACCGCACCAGGTTAATCCGGGAGAGAGCAGAACCATCCCACTCTCTTTCTAACTGAAGCAATTGCAGTCTCTTAAGCACAAACATTACATATATAGCATACCTCCACGGATGGCTGAGAGCGACAAACCACGAATGGTCATAAGCAATAGCCGGAGATATACACGACCGCACACCAAAGGACGAGTTGAGATGGAGACATCCTAGACCAAACTCATCAGTACCTGCAAAAAAAGGAGAGACGGTCTACCAAGAAGACCAAGTAGTCCTCTATGGCACTGGGATGACCCTCTCTGCATCAAGTCTCCACGACGCAAGCTTCACCAACTGACCCAATTGAATCCACCATACGACGCCTTGCTTCGACTAAGAGAACCTGAGCCGACCTTCCTTGCGCCCTGTGATTGAACTCGCTGGAGAACGAGACCAAATCGAACGGAGCGATACTGACGAAGCTCAACACCACTAGCAAGGTGGCAAGAGCACAACATTGGACCAGGAACATGAGAAGGACATACAAGTGGAGAGTAACCGCCAAGGGTATAGTAGACCATGCCATAGACGACATATCAGAACCACAACCTCCAAGCTCCGACAGCCACACGACCACCAAGAGCTCAGTGCACGCGCCGACATACGAACACTGCCGTCTTCTCTGAACGAAAGAGAGACCTTCCCCGGAGACAAGACGCCGAGCCTCAGGGAGAAGGAGACCTTTGAGCTCCACTCCACAACAAAGACAAACTCTTTGCAAgcacacatatacaagaacagGAGGAGAGAGTAAGTCGCAAACCTCACGCGCCTCAAGCTTGGAGAACGACGAACAGATCTAAAGAGAGAAAAGTAGATCCGCCGACATCTCACCCTAAAAACCGACTCTAGCCACCCATGAACCCTCACCGCCTCGCTGAATCTCCAGAAAAGAGGCAACCGACCACGGATCTAAGACTTTCCGGAACAGAATTAGAGGACCGCCGGCTAGACTCCAACCACAAATCCAAACATATCGACGGCAAGAAGGAGACAGATGGATAGAGCAAAGAGAAAAGAGGAAGGGAAGAGGATGAGGCTCCGACGTCGGCGCTTGCGCAACCAGCCGCCGGACCAAACGAACTAGGACTTCTTTTGGTTTTGAAGAGAGAGGCGAGAGGGACTTTCgaagagagagaggaaacaATTTTTAACACACGAAAACTGACTCTTTGTCGAAACCTTTTTTCTTGTTGCATTGAGTGTTCTTTAGATGCTTCATTATTAAAAGTTGTTGCATTTATACTCATGTCAGCCAGAAATCATGCTTAAAAGATGAATGGTTAAAGTTGAATGCCCTCGAGAAAGATTTCGTTCGAACTTTTTGATGACTTCTTTTTTACGGTCATATAATTcgatatatttggatattttcatCAGTAACCATTATGATCCAATATTCATGATATATCGAGATATTTCTTACAAAATACTGAGATGTATCTTTTAGATGTACGTTAAACAATAACCAAGACATGATAATAGTACACTGGACTGGTTGTTGTGGTTGTTGGAGGCGGAATTCACCCCTTCGTACCCCGTCCGAGAATCCGATCTGGTGTATTTTAAGTTCGTAAGAAGACAATAGGCTCATGAAGATCTGAGGCTCATGCAAATCTCAAGAGACAGTCCATGCCGAGCTAATACTTTCAAACTATAGTATAGCGGAGGTTAAAGTATTGAAAACGACTGCAAAGGTACCTGATCCTCGCCGGAGATCACGTCGCCATTACGATCCACTGTTGAAGACCTATAAAAGAAAGCAAGAGATAGAAGACTGAGACTTTGAATACATTACATATTCTtaaaccatctccaatgtatttttctatttttacttctaaaatagaagaattctattatagagatgAGTTTTACTCCTCTTGAACTCTACAATTGTATGAACTTTGCTTTGAGTTCCtcttattaataaaagaaactCCCTCTTTCTCAAAAAGAAACTCACTAAATGCTCTTAATGTCAATAAATGAATCAAAATGTTTATTCATGAACTCTTCGTTCATTACAGAAATTAAAGCCAAAAGAACTACAAATTAAAAGCCGTAAATGACTCAAGATCCTAATATTACGGCTTTTTTTCGTTGTCGGCTCTCAAGAAGCTTGAAAAGATTAGTAAAGAAGAAATTAGGGtattaacaacaaaaaaaaaacaaagaaaccagaAAAGAAAATAGGATCGCAGAAAACAAGCAATATATCTCTCTAACGACGGCAATGCGGTTTGCAGAGAAAGAGACaatcataaaaacaaaaacctcCACAATGTTGAGGACATTCCAATCTCTTTCCTCTACATTTCCCTTTTCCCTTGCACTCTGCATATTCTCTTTTCACAAATtctcctcttccttctcttcctcctccgccGCCACAAGCCCATTTGTACCATCctctaccaccaccaccaacacCACCTCCTCCCCATCCCCATCCACCACCTCCGCCCCCACcgccaccacctcctcctcctccaccaccaccacctcctcctcctcgtccTCCTCCCGCcacttcctcctcctccaccgccgCCACCTCCCCATCTATAGCTATTGCTTCCTCCACCATGACTTGATATTTTCTTGTCCTTGAGAACTATTTTGGCGGTTATGTTGCTTTTATCAATGTTGTTGTAGATGTTCTTGACTGTGTCTTGATCAGTGGAATGGACATGCCCACTCTCTAGTTTGTTAGTTTGCAAGATCAGTACGAGGAGAAAGATAATCATCAATGACGAACTCGTCTTcatttttcttgattttccACAAAGTTCTTATTGTTTTCTTTGATTTGATATGACACCTTCTTCGCTTTGGTCCTCTCTTTATAGTCCATTTGTTTTTCAACcttaaaatggaaaaaaaaacttctcacTGACAGTTAGGTTTGGTCCTACCAAGAATAATGTTTTGGTCctacaataatagtatttgttTTGACCTGAAGATGATGAAAAGAAGACGCTCGTAATAATGTTTTTGTCAACTTATTATGTGTTTTTTTACAAACGAATATTGACATAATTAGTTAGCTCAATACAGAAGGTTTCTTATAAAGACTTACGAAATATTCCTATGATCAACTCTTCCTAGTTAACCaacaaaaaactaattttaaagttattatatacacaaagaagaagaacagagaTCCCTTATATAACACTACTAGTGGTGGTAGCAACCAATCAAAACTCTGTCTTCTCCTTCAATGaacatctttctttttcttcttttttgtcaacattacaaaaagaaaacttaGGCAATGACTAACGCATTATATTCAATCAAACATTTTTTGCAAGTTTGTATTTGTGGAGTATTTGGTACGGTTATTTATACTTACCTTGAAAGTTATCCAATTTTATTTCATCTACTTCGTCATGAAACTGGTCCACCGTTTATCTCCAGACTCCCACTAAGAGTTTCATTGTATATAATCAATTTGATCCTTTACGAATTGTTTAATAGATACAACTAACTCTTAATTTTACAGTTTACTTCGAGATCGGATCAGCTAATAAGTGGAGATCACTATGAATGGCTAGCTCACAAAATACATTTACTTGCATACCACAAGATTATCCTCCTTAAACCAATCCTTTTCAATAATTCAAGATTGATAAGCAatgttttgtaataaaaatgGATTCTGAAAACTTAGAACTCTCCATCTATTTCAAATTTCATATAACACAATCAATGTCTAAAATCTCACAAAACCAACTTTGACTCATTCCAAGTAAAAAATACAAAGTAAAACAAGAGAGCAGAGCTTAAAATCACCAAACATGAACCTAAAGAGTATGAAGAAGAATGAAATTTCGATTGGTTGATTTTAGAACTTCAGTAACGGCGGACTCCACAGCTAGCGAGCCGAGCAGATGGGCATTCGTAAGCCATATGTCCTCGGCCACCACAGTTGTGACATATTATCATAGAACCAGCACCGTCTCTTCCCATTTTACTCAATCCATCTCTTTGGCTCTTTGCATTCCACCACCTCGAACCCTGCTGCTTTCTCTGTCAGAGTAAATGCTGTCCCCTTTGGGACATTGTCTGGCAACATGTCCCTAGTTGCTGCAGATGTTTCAGACTGGATCGTTCTAGCAAGCACGAGCTAAGTGACAGGACGTCCGGAAGTTCTTGCATGCCTTGTCGTTCGTGCAGTCCGCAGCGAGATGCCCCGGTTTGAAGCACTTGTTGCACAGCCTCCAGTCCCCTAAACAAGAAAAAACCGAGTTAGTGCCGTGGGAGGACTTTTGGGGGCCGAaggtgaatttttaaaataaaaatttataatatgtaatagaaaatataaattttaattgcgataaaaatcatttttaatttgtaactTAAAACTAAAGGCTAAATCATAAGTAGAAAACTGGTTTTTAGAGAaagctaaaataataatttggtattttagaaaaatagaaTAATCATCTAAATgcaaatgataaaaataatacaaataaaagtgataataacaaagtaatgaataaaaataatggTAGATAAAGTATACAACATTTAGTCATTTAGAAAATGATGATAGATAAAATATGTatgttaaaacatatttttttctagGAACTCTTTCATCAAACTATCATattaatgtataaataaaaatacaaccaCTAACTTATGGTAAGGAAAGCAAAACGAAAATCAGAACTGTAAGTTGGACCGTAATGTTAGAATATATgattagatatgtaaatatcttTGTGATACACTTAGATATTCTCTAGACTCCTCTATTGTATCCTATATATTCTTCTCATTACTAATGAATAGGAAACAGGGATTTACCaacttacatggtatcagacGCTTTAACCTAGCCTCCAAGCTAAGCGCTCGATCCAAATCTCcgctctctttctcttctctctcgaatcatctcttcctctcttcttctccttcctcccTGTCATGGCTGCTCTCACCGCCAACGATAAGCCCTACGGGATCTCTCAAATCAAGGCCTACATCCCAATCACCCTTGATATGAGTAAGCTCAACTATGACAAATGGCGTGAGCTCTTTGAGACCCATTGTGTCAGCTTTGGTGTAGTTCAACACCTCGATGGCTCTTCTACCCCGACTCCAGAAACAAAAAAGGAGTGGAAGGAGCGCGATGGATTGGTCAAGATGTGGACAAAACTTAGGTTACCTTTAAATTCACTTCTCTTTCTAGGACCAATCAATCTGACatatagataattaattaaaaaatattaaatttatttaaaaattaactaaaaaaaaagaataatgttaATTTTTAACAACACTGACGCCAGTAGCTAAACCGTAAACCCGAAATCCTAAATTTTCAACTCTAAACCgtaaattttaaacccaaaccctataccctaaacccaaatcctagaccctaaacccaaaccgtatactctaaacccaaaccgtaaaccttaaatccaaaccctaaaccaaatcctagaccctaaacccaaaccgtatacCGTAAACCCAAATCTTGTACTTAAAActcaaaccgtaaaccctaaaccaaatccTAGATTCtataaggtttgggtttagggtctagaatttaggtttagggtatatggtttgggtttagggtttatggtttgggtttaaggtatatagtttgggtttatggtatacaatttgggtttagggtctaggatttgggtttagggtatagggtttgggtttatgatttaaaatttaggatttagaatttaagatttagggtttacggtttagctAGCAGCGTTATCGTCGTTAAGattgatgtttttcttttttttttaattatttttaaataaatttaatattttttaattaattatgtaCGTGGCACTTTGATTGGTAGatgtgaatttaaaggttcaccctagatTTTGTTCGTTAAAATATTCTTAGCATTTTAGTTAATACATATTGAAATTGATTAGGAAAAACGCATTCATTGAAAACATGAAGTCAAATTCAAATCGGGTCAAATCTACCTAAAACTatggggatgattggttggcGCTAAGGCATAAGCTTTTTTCAATCCATGGTAAGCACGGCTCTGAGGAATCTCTAACAATAAATTGTGACGATCACATCATCGCAGTAGTAAGATGATACATTCATCCCCAAAGTATGTATGGAAGCGAACAGTTAAACTAAAACCAACCTAACGCTATCAACTCAGGTAAAGAAACAACAAACACCGAGACTAATCATATCATCTTGGTAACAAgtagaagagagagaagaaggcatGAGAGTTGAGAAGTTGTTAAGCAAGTCCAAGTCATAAGCACGTAGTATTGTGGCTGCATCGACAGCTCGGCATTACCAACAGTGTGATTACTACTACACAAAGGCTCGAGCCAAAAAAGACCTGAAAGCACCATGGGCTCATGCTCCCTTctataagagcatctccaaaagcccccttataacttcaaatataaggTTTACTCTAAAAGCAATcttcaaatcttaaattttaaggTTTTGTACAGTGAAACCTCAAATATAAGGTTTTACTGTACAAAACCTTATATTTAAGGTTTCTTACTTTCTAGTCTTTTTACTTTTGTAACTTTCACATAATGTTATTAACTTTCTTATTTAATCATTTTACTcatttttaatacaaaacattttattaataagacaaatattatataaaaatagtattacatcaaacaaatacaaaatacaaaaaatgaatacaagatacaaaataaaaagtgCATTTATCATTTCGAAATGCCTTAATTGATCATATATGTGATCATTACGGAAGTTATTATACTGAATTATGtaacttatttaaatttaatgaatTAGTTTGTATGTTTTTACGtggaatattttaatataatatttatagttttgtttataatatctTTGTTGTATACTTTATAGTTATTATAAAagatttatgtttttagttAAGTTTGTTAAATATAAGGACcgttatgtaaaatataaaagttttaaagtttaatataatgttttgCTTTTAGAGAAAAACACTctcaaactttatatttgaagtttccccgaaccttaaaataaaataaggagGCATTTGGAGATGCTCCTTATCCATGTGAGAAACTCGTTCAGATATCCCTTCTATAGAGTTTTGTTTCTGGGCTGGGCTTATTGCCTGGGCCGAGCTACGACTTTATCTGAAATGGCCAAATAGTGAAGTTTGAGACCGCACatataaaaactgaaaaataccTCCGTTGCCGGTACCCGAACCCGGGTCTCTCAGGTGAAGGCCGTGTATCCTCACCAGCTAGACTACAACAGATTTATGATGTCTCttgtaaatattaataaatcatCTATTTTCAACTTTAAGTTCTACCATAGTATAAAATGGCGCAAGTGTAGGTAAACAAAAACCCTATAGcataactatataaatcttGAATAAATTCCCAAAACGATAGAACACATCAATATTGTGTGGGGGTTTTGACATACAATTGTAATAAGGTTAAACAGTTTTGAAGGGGTGAAAATGCAATTAATGTGATGTATGTACCTACTTTTGTTCATAATAATAAAATCGAACATTGTATAGGGTGGTTAATAAGGAGCGGTCGGGtagtttatttattagttaGCAAAAACTTGTACTTTTGACCCAAAATTATTTTGCGAAATGAGTATATTGGGAGAAAATATTAGTCTTGCCGTAAGAGGGTAGAAAGATATAGGAAGAAAAATGAGGAAAGAGGGAGTGAAATGGTTAGTTGATGAAATatagttgttttcttttgttatagTTTCAAATTTTCCTTGTTTTAAATTGCATTTTTTTagaatgtatattttatttttagtcaaATATCTTTCTCATTACGTTTATTTCGaacatataaaattatcttTGGTAGTCTAAGtcacattttatattattaaaaataaacaacaaaaatggCACATTGGCCAAAGTTGATGTATGGTTAGTTGTGTCTTGAAAATTCGCTTTAAAATATACACGATGGTCCTATGTGTATTCAGTTTATGCCAACTACGTCGCTGTTGTGGGACCTAACAGAATTAGAATAGTTTCTAGTTtctacaaaaaaattgaaaaaataaataaaaaagtttcagTTGTCAGTGACCAATCTCGTTGATGGAATGGAACATACGAAGTTTGGTTTCATTCTAATAAGAAGAGATTCGCAATTCGTTAGGAACCTTCACCATCGTCACATTTCAATGCATTTACTTATAAACGTATTTATTTACCTAAAAGCAAATAACAACTTTATGTCGGTCAAAAATACGGTGAAATAGATTTGACGATGAAGACGAATTTACACATCATAAAAAttctagaaaagaaaataaggcTGGCATTTGTTGGATGAATCCCAGATATTAAATATCGAGGAGCCGTAACGAGTTCTAGTACTGTCCTTGTACGAGCAAGACACCATTAAGTCCTTATCGATCTCCTTATTTACAACCTGTCCTTATTTTTAACCATCATCCTCAACCACATGCTGCTGTGTTTGCTAACTGTTCATCTATCAGGCTCGTTGTTATTGCACAAACAACAAACCCGTCACGGCTTACCTTTGTTGTCTCTCGCTCTCGTCTACTAATTCATTTTTCCCAAGAATATACGCgtgattttgttttctttctagaTTTTTTTCGACATTGTATATGTAGTAAATGAATTATACACGCAGACAAATTATGCTACCTCAACATTTAGTTTAGTTTCGTTTACTTAAGAACTAAGATGGTGGAAGACATATAAATTAGTATAATACTAAG encodes:
- the LOC125581742 gene encoding abscisic acid and environmental stress-inducible protein-like, yielding MKTSSSLMIIFLLVLILQTNKLESGHVHSTDQDTVKNIYNNIDKSNITAKIVLKDKKISSHGGGSNSYRWGGGGGGGGGGGGGGGGGGGGGGGGGWGWGGGGVGGGGRGWYKWACGGGGGREGRGEFVKREYAECKGKGKCRGKRLECPQHCGGFCFYDCLFLCKPHCRR